Below is a window of Pyrobaculum aerophilum str. IM2 DNA.
AGCGGGTTTTTGGCCTATGTCCTAGCTCAGTTAAAAAGATCAGTGGAGCTTGGCGGCTTCCCAGAGGATTTTTACGCAATGATTTCGAGGCCAAAGCGAATTCTACACGTGTATATCCCTGTTAAAATGGACAGCGGCAGAATTGAAGTGTTTGAGGGCTATAGAGTTCAGCATAATGACGCCCTCGGGCCTTTTAAAGGCGGTATTCGTTTTCACCCGGAGGTCACTCTAGCTGACGACGTCGCCTTGGCTATTCTCATGACGCTTAAAAACAGCCTCGCGGGCTTGCCCTACGGCGGGGCTAAGGGCGCGGTTAGAGTAGACCCCAAGAGGCTCTCCCAGAGAGAGCTCGAGGAGTTAAGCCGGGGCTACGCCAGGGCAATCGCCCCGCTAATAGGCGATTTGGTGGACATACCGGCGCCAGACGTGGGGACTAACTCGCAGATAATGGCCTGGATGGTAGACGAGTATTCAAAAATAGCGGGGAGAAACGCCCCCGCCGTGTTCACCTCAAAGCCGCCGGAGCTTTGGGGAAACCCAGTGAGAGAATACGCCACGGGCTTTGGAGTGGCAGTTGTCGCTAGAGAAATGGCCAAGAGGCTGTGGGACGGAATAGAGGGGAAGACGGCGGCAATTCACGGCGCTGGAAACACCGGGGCCTGGGCGGCTTATTGGCTGGAGAAAATGGGAGTTAAAATCGTGGCGGTCTCCTCCACTAAGGGCACTGTGTACAACAAGGCCGGGATTCCCGCGGCGGAAATACTGCGTTATTACAAAAGGGAAATTCCCTTTGAGAAAATACCCGGCGAGTTTATAAAAGACCCAGAGGCCTCTCTCAACGTAGAGGCCGATTTGTTAGTGCCGGCGGCTATTGAGAACGTGATTAGAAGCGACAACGCCGGCCAAGTTAAGGCTAGGCTTGTGGTTGAGGGCGCTAACGGCCCGACAACGCCAGAGGCCGAGCGGGTTTTATACCAGAGGGGAGTTGTAGTAGTGCCCGACATATTGGCCAACGCAGGCGGCGTGATTATGTCTTATTTAGAGTGGGTGGAAAACCTCCAGTGGCTCTCGTGGGACGAGGAGGAGACTAGGAAGAGACTAGAGGCAATAATGGTTAACAACGTGGCGAGAGTATACCAGAGGTGGCAAAAAGAAAAATGGACAATGAGAGACGCGGCAATAGTCACGGCGCTGGAGAGAATATACAAGGCAATGAAATTAAGAGGGTGGATTTAATCCACGGTTGGGGCGATAAGCTCTATTAAATCCTTGGGGCACTCTTTTTCTAATATCTCCCGGGCTCTTTCGCCGACTTTTTGAGTCACAAGACCTTGTTTATAAAGTTTGTAAATTTGGAAAACAGTTCTACATTTTAAGGCGAGCTCTGGGGAAAACTTCTCCTCAGCGGCTTTAAGTCTGGGATCTGCCAGAAAGTACACGTGGAGATAAAAGCCCGCGGCTTTAAAAGCCTGCGTTTATTTTTAATGAGGGGAAGTCTTCGCATTTGAAAAGGCCGGCGTATAGTTTATAGTCTCTCCAAAAGGCCTTGTTGTGCGGCCTCAACGCGCCGCTTTTTGTCGCGGGGATGTGGGCAAGCTCGTGGGCGATTACCTTCACTCTCTCCGCACAGCTGAGCCTTTTAAACGGCCTTAAAAGTTCCATAATATAAACTGGATTTAGCCCCAAGACTTCTTGGAAAATTTTATTGATCCCCCAAATTCTCGCCACAGCCTTGGAATGGGAATTCGGGTTGTACACAACCACGATGTCTACTTGAAATAAGTGGTTTAGATTGTGTCTAACTACGGCGTTTTTAATATCAGCCTCTACGCTGGCCAGCCTAATATAGGCCATGTTTGTGAAAACCCGGCGTATATAAAAAACTATATATATTTGCCGAGATAGACGCGGCATGGCCTTTGAAAATTATTTAGAAGCGCTGTGGTACGTAGTGGGGGGCATCCCAACGACTATGTCTCTGGCTCTCCTCTCATTTGCAATAGGACTAGCGCTGGGCTCTATCCTCTTATTAGTGAGATTTTTCCTGCCGAAGCCGCTTCCCTGGCTGGCCTCAGCCTACGTGGAGGCCTTCCGGGGAACTCCCCTGCTAGTCCAAATTTTTATTGTCTATTTTGGAGTCGGGGGATACCTCAAGGGCTATGGAATAAATATTGACCCCTTCACCGCGGGGGTAATAGCCCTGGGGCTGAACAGCGCTGCCTATCAGGCGGAGATATTCAGATCGGCTGTGCAGGCAATACCAGTAGAGCAGTATTTAACCGCCGAGGCCTACGCGTTTACAAAGACACAGACTTTTAGATACATAATCCTCCCCCAAGCGCTTAGAATCGCGTTGCCAGCTTTAATGAACGAGTTAGTGTTGTTAATTAAAGACTCGTCTTTAGTGGCCGTGATAGGCGTCACCCCTCCTGACATTTTCAGAAGAGCTGACTACTATTCTGCGTCAAAATTCGCGTATTTTGAGGCGTATATGGCCGCGGCCACTGTGTACTTTCTGATTTGCTACGCCATGGTGAAAATAAGCCATTACATTGAGAGGAAATACGCCATACCGGGTTATTTAAGAAGGGGTATAATTTAGCCGTGACTACAATCGTCTCAGTTCGAAACCTCCAAGTGGCTTACGGATCTCTGGAAGTTGTGAAAGGAGTTGACCTAGACGTATCACAGGGGGAGAAGGTGGTCATAATGGGCCCTTCCGGCTCTGGGAAATCTACCTTTTTGAGGTCTTTAATCTGGCTGGTTAGGCCGAAGGCCGGCTCTATTGTAATAGATGAAATAGAGGTGTCCTCCCGCACTCTCATGGAGGTGAGGAAGAGAGTGGGGTTTGTTTTCCAGCATTACAACCTCTTCCCCCACCTCAAAGTTATTGACAACATTGTGCTACCGCTTATTAAAGTCCACGGGCTGTCCCGCGCTGAGGCCGTCGAGAGGGCGTTAGAGGCATTGCGGCTTGTGGGCCTTGAAGAAAAGGCCACGGCATATCCCCTGCAGCTCTCAGGCGGACAACAGCAAAGGGTGGCAATAGCGAGGGCGCTTGCAATAAGGCCTAAGGTGCTAATGCTTGACGAGCCAACAAGCGCGTTAGATCCCGAGCTGGTGGAGGAAGTGTTGCAAGTATTAGAAAATATCGCCAAGAGGGGCACTACCATGTTAATAGTCACGCACGAAGTGGACTTCGCCCTAGATGTCGCGGACAGAGTGGTGTTTTTCGAGGGGGGTAAAATAATAGAACAAGGCCCGCCCGATATTTTATACAAGCCGAAGACAGACCGCTTTAGACAATTCCTGAAGAGACTTCATAAAAGAACAGTTTAAATAACAGGCGAATCTAAGACGTGTGATAGTTGCGTGTACTAGAGACTGCTACGACACTTGTATATTTAGAGCAGAAAAACGGGAAGGGCGCATCCGCTTGGTCCCAATAGGCGAATTCCCCACTCTGGGCTTCACCTGTGCAAGAGGCGTCGCCGATGTTAAACGCCTAAACTCGCCGAGGAGGGTAAAAACGCCGTTATTAAGGGGGGAGAGGCAAGTGGTGGAAGTCAGCTGGGAGAGGGCCCTTGGAGAATTGGCGGCGAGGATAAAAGAGGCAGAGCCCGAGGAGATTATCCACATTGACTACGACGGCAATCAAGGCCTTTTAACTTGGTACTACCCGCAAAGGCTTTTTAACGCCATCCGCTCAGCCTCGACGGACTATTCCATATGTAGCGCCGAGGGCAGCGAGGCGATTAAATTACACTGGGGGAGGTCATACGGCGCTATGCCTGAGGAGCTGGAGAAGAGGCCGGCGGCGTTCTGGGCTCTTGACGCATCAACGTCATTTATACACGGCTGGGCCCTGGCCAAGAGGGGGAGAAACCCCACGGCGGCTGTGGACGTAATTTGGACAAACACTATGAGACATGTGGACCTCCCCGTGTTAGTAAGGCCGGGGACCGACGTAGTGTTGGCGCTGGGAGTCGCGCGGGAGATAATCGAGATGGGAGCTTACGACAGGGAGTTCGTGGAGAGGCACACCCACGGCTTTGAACAATTTGTTAAACACGTGCAGAAATTCACCCCTCAATACGTAGAGGAGGAAGCCGGGGTGCCCCGCGACGTCTTTTATAAGCTAGTGGATTTCTACTTGAAAAAACCGGTGACAATAATAGGCTTTGCAATTGGGCGGACTGAAAACGGCGGCGACGCGGCCAGGGCCATATCTTTAATACACGCGTTATTAGGCGATCCCGCCGGCTTTTACTACTCAAATTCTGGGGCTTGGGGCATTGACTTTGCCTATATAAGGGGCCTACACGCGGCTAAGCCCAGTAAAGTAGTGCCCATGGGCCTAGTGGGAGGCGCTATCAGTCAGTTTAAAGTGGCATACGTGTGGAACGCAAACCCTGTGGCAACCCTCCCCCAAGGGGATAGAATTGCAAAAGCGGCGGAGAGGGGGGATATAACACTCGCCGTACACACTCCGTTAATGGACGAAACAGCGGAGGCCGCACACATAGTACTCCCCGCGCCTCTCTACTTGGAAAAGGAGGATGTGGTGTACAGCTACTGGCACAACTACTTGATATACAACACTGCGGTGGCCGACCCGCCGGGGTTTGCCAGGAGGGAGACTTGGGTCGTGAGGGAGTTGGCAAAACTCATAGGAGTCGGGGACCACCCCTTAATGCGCGAAGATCCTTGGGATGCAGTTAATATTGCGCTAAAAGGCACTGGAATAACGCTTGAGGAATTGAGGAGGCGCGGGGCGGTGAGGCTCCCAGCCCCGGATTATTACAAATACCCCACTGCGACGGGGAAAGTGGAGTTCTACAGCGTGACAGCCGTTAAGAAGGGGCTACCCCCGTTGCCTGAGTACAAGCCCCCGAGAAGAGACGCATACGTTTTAACATTCCCGCCCAATCCCCTATACACTAACAGCCAGTTTAGAGATATATACGGAGAGCCGGAGCCCGCGGTCTACCTAAACCCAAGCGATTTTGTTAGCGACTGCGTTGTCTTGTACAACGAGAACGGAGAGGCGGTTTTAAAAGCCAAGCCTAGCCCCCACGTGCCGCGCGGCGTGATCGTCTACACTGGCATTGGAAAAGACCTCAGGGGAGTCCCCATAAACACGCTGGCTAGAGGCGAGCCGGGGCCCTACGGCGGAACTCCGCGCCTCTATACGACGTACGTCAATATAAGGCCGTGTTAAATTAATTATTCCACTCGATTAAAAAACGTGTTCGACAATCACGTCCACTGCCACGAATTTCCCCGGGACGAAATAACACAATACCAAAAGGACTGGACGCTGGTATGCGTTTCTGATGATCTAGAGTCCTCTAAAAAGACCGTTGAGCTTCAAGGTGTGGTGAAGTGTATCGGCATACACCCGTGGCAGGTAGAGAGGGCAGAGCCAGGCGATTTAAACACAACTCTGCGCCTCATTGAGAAATGGGAAGTTCCCTGTGTGGGGGAGGTGGGCCTCGACAAGAAGTTCGTCCCCCACAGTTACGACAAACAAGTGGAGTATTTCCGCGCCTTTTTAAAACTGGCCAGAGAGCTGGACTTAGTGGTCAACGTACACGCGCCGGACGCGTGGCAAGACGCCTTGGAGATGCTTAGGAGAGCCGACGTAGACAGAGCAATAATACATTGGTTCACAGGGCCTTTACAACTGCTTGAGACAATTAAAGACTACGGTTATTATATCACAATAAACCCCGCGGTGGCCATCCAGAGAAAACACCAAGAGGTCGCCAAGACGGCAGACCGCAGAATAGTGTTGTTAGAAAGCGACGGGCCCTATGAGTACAGAGGGATGAGGCTGGCGCCGCCTGTTATTAAAAACACCGTGGAAAAACTCTCCGAGCTGTGGGAGGCGCCTAAGGATTACGTCGTGGAAGTAGTGGAGACAAACGCCAAGCGCCTATGGCGTCTGTAGACGACATAGTCGACTTGCTGGCCAGAGTCCGGGAGAGGAGCCGGGGCCTGCTCATAAACCTAGAGGGGAAATACACCGCAGTCGGCGATCTCCACGGCGATTTGGCGACTTTAGAGCTTGTGTTAAAAGAGTGGGAGGGGCCGTATTTATTCCTAGGGGACTACGTGGACAGGGGGGATAAGGGGCTTGAGGTAGTTACCACAGTCTTCCAGCTGTACCTAGAGGGGAAAGCCGCCGTTTTGCGCGGCAATCACGAATCTCCTATTATGAACATTGAGGGCGGCTTTTTAGACGAACTCTGCGAAAAACTCGGCAGGAAGTGCGGCTACGTCTATAAGGAGTTTGAAAAGACCTTCGCAACGCTCCCCCTAGCCGCCGTTGTTAATAGAAAAATTGTAGCGCTACACGGAGGCATACCGCTGAGAGAAGACATGACCCCAGCTACTTTGGCAGAGCTCGAAAAAATAGAGGGCGACCTCACGGCGCCGCAAAACCCACTGGCCTTTCAGACGCTGTGGAACGACCCCTGTCCTTGCGACAAATACTCGCCGAGCCCCCGAGGCC
It encodes the following:
- a CDS encoding Glu/Leu/Phe/Val family dehydrogenase, with translation MQSESGFLAYVLAQLKRSVELGGFPEDFYAMISRPKRILHVYIPVKMDSGRIEVFEGYRVQHNDALGPFKGGIRFHPEVTLADDVALAILMTLKNSLAGLPYGGAKGAVRVDPKRLSQRELEELSRGYARAIAPLIGDLVDIPAPDVGTNSQIMAWMVDEYSKIAGRNAPAVFTSKPPELWGNPVREYATGFGVAVVAREMAKRLWDGIEGKTAAIHGAGNTGAWAAYWLEKMGVKIVAVSSTKGTVYNKAGIPAAEILRYYKREIPFEKIPGEFIKDPEASLNVEADLLVPAAIENVIRSDNAGQVKARLVVEGANGPTTPEAERVLYQRGVVVVPDILANAGGVIMSYLEWVENLQWLSWDEEETRKRLEAIMVNNVARVYQRWQKEKWTMRDAAIVTALERIYKAMKLRGWI
- a CDS encoding putative metallopeptidase encodes the protein MAYIRLASVEADIKNAVVRHNLNHLFQVDIVVVYNPNSHSKAVARIWGINKIFQEVLGLNPVYIMELLRPFKRLSCAERVKVIAHELAHIPATKSGALRPHNKAFWRDYKLYAGLFKCEDFPSLKINAGF
- a CDS encoding amino acid ABC transporter permease — encoded protein: MAFENYLEALWYVVGGIPTTMSLALLSFAIGLALGSILLLVRFFLPKPLPWLASAYVEAFRGTPLLVQIFIVYFGVGGYLKGYGINIDPFTAGVIALGLNSAAYQAEIFRSAVQAIPVEQYLTAEAYAFTKTQTFRYIILPQALRIALPALMNELVLLIKDSSLVAVIGVTPPDIFRRADYYSASKFAYFEAYMAAATVYFLICYAMVKISHYIERKYAIPGYLRRGII
- a CDS encoding amino acid ABC transporter ATP-binding protein encodes the protein MTTIVSVRNLQVAYGSLEVVKGVDLDVSQGEKVVIMGPSGSGKSTFLRSLIWLVRPKAGSIVIDEIEVSSRTLMEVRKRVGFVFQHYNLFPHLKVIDNIVLPLIKVHGLSRAEAVERALEALRLVGLEEKATAYPLQLSGGQQQRVAIARALAIRPKVLMLDEPTSALDPELVEEVLQVLENIAKRGTTMLIVTHEVDFALDVADRVVFFEGGKIIEQGPPDILYKPKTDRFRQFLKRLHKRTV
- a CDS encoding molybdopterin-dependent oxidoreductase, encoding MIVACTRDCYDTCIFRAEKREGRIRLVPIGEFPTLGFTCARGVADVKRLNSPRRVKTPLLRGERQVVEVSWERALGELAARIKEAEPEEIIHIDYDGNQGLLTWYYPQRLFNAIRSASTDYSICSAEGSEAIKLHWGRSYGAMPEELEKRPAAFWALDASTSFIHGWALAKRGRNPTAAVDVIWTNTMRHVDLPVLVRPGTDVVLALGVAREIIEMGAYDREFVERHTHGFEQFVKHVQKFTPQYVEEEAGVPRDVFYKLVDFYLKKPVTIIGFAIGRTENGGDAARAISLIHALLGDPAGFYYSNSGAWGIDFAYIRGLHAAKPSKVVPMGLVGGAISQFKVAYVWNANPVATLPQGDRIAKAAERGDITLAVHTPLMDETAEAAHIVLPAPLYLEKEDVVYSYWHNYLIYNTAVADPPGFARRETWVVRELAKLIGVGDHPLMREDPWDAVNIALKGTGITLEELRRRGAVRLPAPDYYKYPTATGKVEFYSVTAVKKGLPPLPEYKPPRRDAYVLTFPPNPLYTNSQFRDIYGEPEPAVYLNPSDFVSDCVVLYNENGEAVLKAKPSPHVPRGVIVYTGIGKDLRGVPINTLARGEPGPYGGTPRLYTTYVNIRPC
- a CDS encoding TatD family hydrolase, whose product is MFDNHVHCHEFPRDEITQYQKDWTLVCVSDDLESSKKTVELQGVVKCIGIHPWQVERAEPGDLNTTLRLIEKWEVPCVGEVGLDKKFVPHSYDKQVEYFRAFLKLARELDLVVNVHAPDAWQDALEMLRRADVDRAIIHWFTGPLQLLETIKDYGYYITINPAVAIQRKHQEVAKTADRRIVLLESDGPYEYRGMRLAPPVIKNTVEKLSELWEAPKDYVVEVVETNAKRLWRL
- a CDS encoding metallophosphoesterase, with the protein product MASVDDIVDLLARVRERSRGLLINLEGKYTAVGDLHGDLATLELVLKEWEGPYLFLGDYVDRGDKGLEVVTTVFQLYLEGKAAVLRGNHESPIMNIEGGFLDELCEKLGRKCGYVYKEFEKTFATLPLAAVVNRKIVALHGGIPLREDMTPATLAELEKIEGDLTAPQNPLAFQTLWNDPCPCDKYSPSPRGPGIWLFGRDVTREFHKLHNTAVVIRGHTYVPQGCAVHHGGGVVTVFSSSAGPYQKTKPKVALVKNGVEVYDAATKNSAKCPEDVDVF